A single window of Micrococcaceae bacterium Sec5.1 DNA harbors:
- a CDS encoding Rv2578c family radical SAM protein, producing the protein MRWDAQALSPTHGSASESLDSMAPGPAPAMDALLPLAGLVRSISTPEFSGVTFHEVTAKSVLNKVPSGSNMPFEWTVNPYRGCSHACVYCFARKTHTYLEFDAGRDFDSQVVVKINAAEVLRKELAKPSWERHQVALGTNTDPYQRAEGRYALMPGIIRALADSGTPFSILTKGTLLARDIPLLKHAATQVPVDLGISLAMTNEDLAEIVEPGTPSPRARLKLIARLREAGLGCGVMAMPILPWLTDSDEALESLFSELSKAGATGVTAGALYLKPGTREWYMKWLAAHHPELVGRYRHLYGQGSYASKEYRSWLSARINHFKAKHCFTGTQGFSHRNARPATTAASVTDSALGTPLPGQEPLF; encoded by the coding sequence ATGAGATGGGACGCACAAGCACTTTCGCCAACGCATGGATCGGCGTCCGAAAGCCTTGACAGTATGGCACCTGGCCCTGCCCCGGCCATGGACGCCCTGCTGCCGCTGGCCGGGCTTGTGCGTTCCATCTCAACACCCGAATTCTCCGGAGTCACCTTCCATGAGGTCACCGCAAAGTCAGTGCTCAACAAGGTGCCTTCCGGTTCCAACATGCCTTTCGAGTGGACAGTGAATCCCTACAGGGGCTGCAGCCATGCCTGCGTCTATTGCTTCGCCCGGAAGACGCACACCTACCTGGAGTTCGACGCCGGACGCGACTTCGACTCCCAGGTGGTAGTGAAGATCAATGCGGCAGAGGTCCTTCGGAAGGAACTGGCCAAACCCTCATGGGAACGGCACCAGGTTGCCCTCGGAACCAACACAGACCCCTACCAGCGCGCCGAAGGCCGATACGCGCTGATGCCGGGGATCATCCGGGCCCTTGCCGATTCCGGCACACCGTTTTCGATCCTGACCAAAGGCACGTTGCTTGCCCGGGATATTCCCCTGCTCAAGCATGCGGCTACCCAGGTCCCAGTGGACCTGGGCATCTCACTGGCCATGACCAACGAGGACCTTGCCGAGATTGTCGAGCCCGGCACCCCCTCGCCGAGAGCCCGCCTCAAGCTCATTGCGCGGCTACGTGAGGCAGGTCTGGGTTGCGGAGTCATGGCCATGCCCATCCTGCCTTGGCTCACGGATTCAGACGAAGCCCTTGAGTCCTTATTCTCGGAACTTTCCAAGGCAGGCGCCACGGGCGTCACTGCAGGAGCCCTCTACCTCAAGCCCGGTACACGTGAGTGGTACATGAAGTGGCTCGCCGCCCACCATCCCGAACTTGTAGGACGATACCGTCACCTGTACGGGCAGGGATCTTATGCGTCAAAAGAGTACCGCTCCTGGTTGTCGGCCAGGATCAATCACTTCAAAGCCAAGCATTGCTTTACTGGAACACAAGGCTTCAGCCACCGTAATGCCCGGCCAGCCACCACTGCCGCCTCGGTCACGGATAGTGCCCTTGGGACGCCGTTGCCAGGGCAGGAGCCACTTTTCTAG
- the pcp gene encoding pyroglutamyl-peptidase I — protein sequence MILLTGFEPFGEENVNPSWQAVLLARDILRSEGHTVEALELPCVFGEAATVLLAAVETLTPDVVVCAGLAGGRERVSLERVAINCDDARIPDNKGKRPIDEDVVPGGPAAYFSTLPIKAALRNLQIEGIKGEISQSAGTYVCNHVFYALMHALASKDGVQGGFVHLPYLPEQVPEGNPTPSMPLEAMAAGIAVVVRTALQVPLDGPRVSKVPIPQ from the coding sequence ATGATTCTGCTGACTGGCTTCGAACCGTTTGGCGAAGAGAACGTCAACCCTTCCTGGCAGGCTGTCCTGCTCGCTCGCGACATCCTTCGTTCGGAGGGGCACACGGTGGAAGCTCTAGAGCTGCCCTGCGTGTTCGGTGAAGCGGCGACAGTCCTGCTGGCCGCCGTCGAAACCCTGACGCCGGACGTCGTGGTGTGCGCTGGATTGGCGGGAGGGCGGGAAAGGGTCTCCCTGGAGCGTGTAGCCATCAATTGCGATGACGCCCGCATCCCGGATAACAAGGGCAAGCGGCCCATCGACGAGGATGTGGTTCCTGGCGGCCCGGCGGCTTACTTCTCGACGCTGCCGATCAAAGCCGCCCTTCGGAACTTGCAGATCGAAGGCATCAAGGGTGAGATCTCGCAGTCTGCAGGAACCTACGTCTGCAACCACGTGTTCTATGCGCTGATGCATGCCCTCGCAAGTAAGGACGGCGTTCAGGGAGGATTTGTCCATCTTCCCTATCTTCCGGAGCAGGTGCCCGAGGGGAACCCGACGCCGTCGATGCCGCTGGAGGCCATGGCCGCTGGTATCGCAGTGGTGGTGCGGACGGCGCTCCAAGTGCCATTGGATGGACCTAGGGTTTCAAAAGTTCCCATTCCACAGTGA
- a CDS encoding SIMPL domain-containing protein (The SIMPL domain is named for its presence in mouse protein SIMPL (signalling molecule that associates with mouse pelle-like kinase). Bacterial member BP26, from Brucella, was shown to assemble into a channel-like structure, while YggE from E. coli has been associated with resistance to oxidative stress.) produces MKRTITVTGTASAKAVPDLVTLTLGVETRRETASKAYDDAGQAAAAVVASLRAAGLQDADMRTSGLNLRADLVWVEGQGQRVAAYVATTNVRVSIRSHAQAPATIAAAVAAGGDDIRINGIEQGFGDISPVTKQAQEAAWQDALQRAEQYASLASARLGSVVSISQQPMPGSPIPMGGLVRASAAEALPIQAGESSVAASVTVEWELLKP; encoded by the coding sequence ATGAAGCGCACCATAACCGTCACCGGAACGGCGAGCGCCAAGGCAGTTCCGGACCTGGTGACACTGACTCTGGGCGTGGAGACGCGACGGGAGACTGCGTCCAAGGCATACGACGACGCCGGCCAGGCAGCCGCCGCCGTCGTCGCCAGTTTGCGGGCGGCTGGCCTGCAGGACGCCGATATGCGCACCAGCGGCTTAAACCTTCGGGCAGACCTCGTGTGGGTAGAGGGACAAGGACAGAGGGTCGCTGCCTATGTGGCGACCACCAATGTTCGCGTCAGCATCCGCTCACATGCCCAAGCTCCGGCCACCATCGCTGCCGCGGTGGCCGCCGGTGGGGACGACATCCGGATCAACGGCATAGAGCAGGGTTTTGGAGATATATCCCCGGTTACTAAACAGGCGCAGGAAGCGGCATGGCAGGACGCGCTTCAGCGGGCTGAACAGTACGCGTCCTTAGCGTCCGCCCGGCTGGGCTCCGTGGTTTCGATTTCCCAGCAACCTATGCCCGGCTCCCCCATTCCGATGGGTGGACTCGTTAGGGCCTCCGCTGCTGAAGCACTTCCCATCCAGGCCGGCGAGTCGTCCGTAGCGGCAAGCGTCACTGTGGAATGGGAACTTTTGAAACCCTAG
- the pheS gene encoding phenylalanine--tRNA ligase subunit alpha, protein MTDTLPGAAIPNPLDEAAINAAVEDAIAAIAAASSLEELKAVRLAHTGEKSPLSLANREIGGLAKEHKAAAGKLMGSSRGRVNQALAARTEVLEAENDARILVEETVDVTAAPRRRRAGARHPLSTLQDRVSDIFVGMGWEIAEGPEVESEWFNFDALNFKPDHPAREMQDTFFVEPPEAHLLMRTHTSPVQVRSMLEREVPIYVLCPGKVFRTDELDATHTPVFHQFEGLAIDKNLSMADLRGTLEHFARQMFGDEASIRLRPNYFPFTEPSAELDIWHPGAKGGPHWIEWGGCGMVNPNVLRAAGIDPDVYSGFAFGMGIERTLMFRNEVGDMRDMIEGDVRFSEHFGMEI, encoded by the coding sequence ATGACTGACACTTTGCCAGGCGCTGCCATCCCGAATCCGCTGGATGAAGCCGCCATCAACGCCGCCGTTGAGGATGCGATCGCCGCGATTGCGGCTGCCTCCTCCCTCGAAGAACTCAAGGCTGTCCGCCTCGCCCACACCGGAGAGAAGTCGCCCCTGAGCCTGGCCAACCGTGAAATCGGTGGCCTCGCCAAGGAGCACAAGGCTGCCGCCGGAAAGCTCATGGGATCCTCGCGCGGCCGGGTCAACCAAGCGCTCGCAGCCCGGACCGAAGTCCTGGAAGCCGAGAACGACGCCCGGATCCTGGTGGAGGAAACCGTTGATGTCACGGCTGCTCCGCGTCGACGCCGGGCGGGAGCGCGTCATCCGCTGTCCACGCTGCAGGACCGTGTTTCGGACATCTTCGTCGGCATGGGCTGGGAAATTGCCGAAGGCCCAGAGGTCGAGTCCGAGTGGTTCAACTTTGACGCCCTGAACTTCAAGCCGGACCACCCGGCCCGTGAAATGCAGGATACGTTCTTCGTGGAGCCTCCCGAGGCACACCTGCTCATGCGCACGCACACCTCTCCGGTGCAGGTGCGTTCCATGCTGGAGCGCGAAGTTCCCATCTACGTGCTGTGCCCGGGCAAGGTGTTCCGCACGGATGAGCTCGATGCAACGCACACGCCTGTCTTCCACCAGTTCGAAGGCCTGGCGATCGATAAGAACCTGAGCATGGCCGATCTCCGTGGAACCTTGGAGCACTTCGCCCGCCAGATGTTTGGCGACGAAGCCTCCATTCGCCTGCGCCCGAACTACTTCCCGTTCACCGAGCCCTCTGCTGAGCTGGACATCTGGCACCCCGGTGCCAAGGGTGGTCCCCACTGGATCGAATGGGGTGGCTGCGGCATGGTCAATCCCAACGTCCTCCGGGCTGCCGGCATCGACCCGGACGTCTATTCAGGTTTTGCCTTCGGCATGGGCATCGAGCGCACGCTCATGTTCCGCAACGAGGTCGGCGATATGCGCGACATGATCGAGGGCGATGTACGTTTCAGCGAGCACTTCGGGATGGAGATCTAA
- the pheT gene encoding phenylalanine--tRNA ligase subunit beta, which yields MRIPLSWLREFAQVPADATAEDVMADLVKVGFEEEEVHRPTDELTGPIVVGQVLSLVKEPQSNGKTINWCQVRVVPEGQEQTLTGEGIDPSGVQGIICGAHNFVEGDKVVVTLPGAVLPGNFQISARKTYGHLSAGMIASVRELGIGDDHDGILVLSRIGLDPEIGTDAMKLLGLYDQAAEINVTPDRGYAFSIRGVAREYAHATGTSFVDPASRVNAPASLQGGYGVKLNDDAPIYGKPGCDRFVARTVRGVDASRPTPPWMSARLRLAGVRSISLPVDISNYVMLELGQPNHCYDLDKLAGDIVVRRAVAGEKITTLDDKERTLDVEDLLITDDSGAIGIAGVMGGAHTEVSDSTTNILVEAAHFDEVSIARSRRRHKLPSEASKRFERGVDWHVANIAAQRVVDLLVELAGGTADETGTDVGTAPDAVTIELPAEFAAARIGIDFTEEQITTSLVDLGAAVEKTATGYLVTAPSWRNDLETKEDLSEEIARLVGYDNIPATLPVAPPGRGLSRSQQQKRRVVQALADAGLTEVLSYPFVAKAANDTFGVPTEGEERPALKLANPISEEHGYLRTSILPGLIEVARRNHSRGFRDLALYEAGSVFLPGEKLGTESIPPLGIKPSDEVLDALYDGVPHQPLHIAAVLTGHDSPAAATHTPRAWDWADALDVARLIADVLGVELVVSQGSHQAFHPGRAAQFALRSGDVVGYAGELHPKLLAAHDMPARSVAVEVNVEALFEAAADVIVAKHISGFPVATQDVALVVPQDVPADQVLAALREGAGELLEDVALFDVYVGPGIEEGKKSLAFGLRFRADDRTLTADEASEARAGAVAVASERFGAVQR from the coding sequence GTGCGTATCCCACTTTCCTGGCTGCGTGAATTTGCGCAGGTTCCGGCCGATGCTACGGCCGAAGATGTCATGGCGGACCTGGTCAAGGTCGGTTTCGAAGAAGAAGAAGTCCACCGTCCCACGGATGAACTCACGGGTCCCATCGTGGTTGGCCAGGTGCTGAGCCTGGTCAAGGAACCGCAATCCAATGGCAAGACCATCAACTGGTGTCAGGTCCGTGTTGTCCCTGAAGGGCAGGAACAGACCCTGACTGGCGAGGGAATCGATCCCTCCGGCGTGCAGGGCATCATTTGTGGTGCCCACAACTTCGTGGAAGGCGACAAAGTTGTTGTCACGCTTCCCGGAGCTGTGCTGCCCGGAAACTTCCAGATTTCGGCGCGGAAGACCTACGGTCACCTGTCCGCAGGCATGATCGCTTCCGTTCGCGAATTGGGTATCGGCGATGACCACGATGGAATCCTGGTCCTCTCACGGATCGGGCTGGATCCGGAAATCGGCACGGACGCGATGAAACTCCTTGGTCTCTATGACCAGGCTGCAGAAATCAACGTCACCCCGGACCGCGGCTACGCCTTCTCCATCCGTGGTGTGGCACGCGAGTACGCACACGCCACCGGAACATCCTTCGTTGACCCGGCCTCCAGGGTCAACGCTCCGGCCAGCCTCCAAGGCGGGTACGGCGTCAAGCTCAACGACGACGCCCCCATCTATGGCAAGCCGGGCTGTGACCGCTTCGTGGCACGCACAGTGCGTGGCGTGGACGCTTCCCGTCCCACCCCGCCGTGGATGTCCGCCCGTCTTCGTCTGGCCGGCGTCCGTTCCATCTCCCTTCCCGTTGATATCTCCAACTACGTCATGCTTGAGCTCGGTCAGCCGAACCACTGCTACGACCTCGACAAGCTTGCGGGCGACATCGTGGTCCGCCGTGCCGTGGCCGGGGAGAAGATCACCACTCTGGACGACAAAGAGCGCACGCTCGACGTCGAAGACCTGCTGATCACTGATGACTCCGGAGCCATCGGCATTGCCGGGGTCATGGGCGGTGCCCACACCGAGGTTTCGGATTCCACTACGAACATCCTGGTGGAAGCCGCGCACTTCGATGAAGTATCTATTGCCCGTTCGCGTCGTCGGCACAAGCTCCCGTCCGAGGCTTCCAAGCGTTTCGAACGTGGGGTTGACTGGCACGTTGCCAATATCGCTGCCCAGCGCGTCGTGGACCTCTTGGTTGAACTCGCTGGTGGCACCGCTGACGAGACCGGAACCGACGTCGGAACGGCCCCTGACGCCGTCACGATTGAACTGCCGGCAGAGTTCGCGGCCGCCCGTATCGGCATCGACTTCACGGAAGAGCAGATCACCACGTCCTTGGTGGATCTTGGTGCTGCGGTGGAAAAGACTGCCACCGGCTACCTGGTGACGGCTCCGAGCTGGCGCAACGACCTCGAAACCAAGGAAGACCTCTCCGAGGAAATTGCGCGTTTGGTGGGTTATGACAACATCCCGGCCACGCTGCCCGTGGCGCCTCCGGGCCGTGGCCTGAGCCGCAGCCAGCAGCAGAAGCGCCGCGTGGTGCAGGCACTGGCAGATGCCGGGCTGACGGAAGTCTTGTCCTATCCGTTCGTGGCCAAGGCAGCCAACGACACCTTCGGCGTGCCAACGGAAGGCGAAGAACGTCCGGCGTTGAAGCTGGCGAATCCCATCAGCGAGGAACACGGTTACCTCCGTACGTCCATCCTGCCAGGACTCATCGAGGTTGCCCGCCGCAACCACTCCCGCGGCTTCCGTGACCTGGCACTCTACGAGGCCGGCTCTGTCTTCCTCCCTGGCGAGAAGCTTGGTACTGAATCCATCCCGCCGCTGGGCATCAAGCCTTCCGATGAGGTACTGGATGCACTGTACGACGGCGTCCCGCACCAGCCGCTGCACATCGCCGCTGTCTTGACTGGCCACGATTCGCCTGCGGCCGCGACGCACACGCCGCGTGCGTGGGACTGGGCCGATGCTTTGGACGTAGCCCGGCTCATCGCGGATGTTCTCGGCGTTGAACTCGTAGTCAGCCAGGGAAGCCACCAGGCATTCCATCCCGGACGTGCCGCACAGTTCGCGCTGCGGTCAGGCGACGTGGTGGGCTACGCCGGTGAGCTGCACCCGAAGCTCCTGGCAGCCCACGACATGCCAGCACGTTCTGTGGCGGTTGAGGTCAACGTGGAGGCGCTCTTTGAAGCTGCTGCCGACGTCATTGTTGCCAAGCACATCTCCGGATTCCCAGTGGCCACCCAGGATGTGGCCCTGGTTGTTCCGCAGGACGTGCCGGCTGACCAGGTCCTTGCAGCATTGCGTGAAGGTGCGGGCGAACTCCTCGAGGACGTCGCATTGTTCGATGTCTACGTTGGACCCGGGATTGAGGAAGGCAAGAAATCCTTGGCCTTCGGCCTTCGCTTCCGTGCCGACGACCGCACTTTGACGGCTGACGAGGCCTCGGAGGCCCGCGCCGGAGCCGTGGCTGTTGCTTCGGAGCGCTTCGGAGCAGTCCAGCGCTAG
- a CDS encoding aldo/keto reductase yields MKYSVLGPTGVRVSRICVGTATFGVAPSAHEANGVVEAALDLGINFFDTADVYGSTPTFDRPGAPPASERASAEEILGRALAGHRDEVVLATKSGERRFDPDAGLSRRYIIQQVEQSLRRLRTDRIDLYYAHFPDPNTPLEQTLAVYDDLIRQGKLRYVALSNHPAWQVAEALWIADDRRLVSAPVAAQVMYNLLDRSVERELSAACLRFGVSIVPYAPLHGGLLADLSVLDREIAGDKRYGGPGYSESAIAVARKLDRLAREWGLGMQQVSLAWLLSRPAVASVIVGAETVDELRANASAADLELTPEQLDAVSALTDGSTS; encoded by the coding sequence ATGAAGTACTCCGTTCTCGGCCCGACCGGCGTGCGTGTGTCGCGCATCTGCGTGGGCACCGCGACCTTCGGCGTAGCACCGAGCGCACACGAAGCTAATGGCGTGGTCGAAGCAGCCCTGGATCTGGGCATCAACTTCTTCGACACCGCAGACGTTTACGGCTCCACGCCAACATTCGACCGGCCTGGTGCCCCGCCTGCCTCGGAGCGGGCGTCGGCAGAGGAGATCCTTGGTCGCGCCCTCGCCGGTCATCGGGATGAGGTGGTGCTGGCCACGAAGTCGGGGGAGCGCCGCTTCGACCCGGATGCCGGTCTCTCGCGCCGGTACATCATCCAGCAGGTTGAGCAGAGCCTGCGCCGGTTGCGCACAGACCGCATTGACCTCTATTACGCCCATTTCCCTGATCCGAATACGCCGCTGGAACAGACACTTGCTGTCTACGACGACCTGATCCGCCAAGGAAAGCTGCGCTACGTCGCACTGTCCAACCACCCGGCCTGGCAGGTGGCCGAGGCCCTGTGGATCGCCGATGACCGTCGGCTGGTCTCTGCTCCCGTGGCTGCGCAGGTAATGTACAACCTCCTGGACCGCAGCGTCGAGCGGGAGCTGAGCGCTGCCTGCCTGCGGTTCGGGGTGTCGATCGTCCCCTACGCGCCGCTGCACGGCGGCCTGCTCGCCGATCTGAGTGTTCTGGATCGCGAAATTGCGGGGGACAAGCGCTATGGTGGACCCGGATATTCGGAGTCCGCAATCGCCGTTGCCCGCAAGCTCGACCGTCTGGCCAGGGAATGGGGGCTCGGAATGCAGCAGGTGTCATTGGCGTGGCTGCTCTCCCGTCCTGCCGTGGCCTCGGTGATCGTCGGGGCCGAGACCGTCGACGAACTCCGCGCCAACGCCTCGGCAGCGGACCTCGAGCTCACGCCGGAGCAGCTGGATGCGGTCTCAGCGCTTACTGACGGGTCCACGTCCTGA
- a CDS encoding 4'-phosphopantetheinyl transferase superfamily protein yields MQSPVLELQKLADVPVPDSAVQELGPAAMERAQRFASTKAREEFIAGRVALHRFAASLLGVSPNRLNPDYHCPQCGQGKDHGRPGFTLDGVPAPLALSASKAQGWVLLAAVVNPTLGLRLGVDLEATDQAAFVGFDDVALTEGEKHFLASIPDNQRAGQRAQLWARKEAWLKMTGDGLRRNPAEVDVLERPGLRDLNSSGDAGIDLPEGFVAALAVG; encoded by the coding sequence GTGCAAAGCCCTGTGCTTGAGCTGCAGAAGCTCGCCGACGTTCCTGTTCCGGACTCTGCCGTTCAGGAGCTCGGGCCGGCTGCCATGGAACGCGCACAGCGGTTCGCCAGCACCAAGGCTCGGGAAGAATTCATCGCCGGCCGGGTTGCCCTGCACCGCTTCGCGGCTTCGCTCCTTGGGGTAAGCCCCAACCGGCTGAACCCCGACTATCACTGCCCTCAATGCGGTCAAGGAAAGGACCACGGCCGCCCGGGCTTCACGCTCGACGGCGTGCCCGCGCCTCTCGCGCTGAGCGCGTCCAAAGCGCAGGGCTGGGTGCTGCTGGCCGCCGTCGTGAATCCAACGCTTGGCCTCCGGCTGGGAGTGGACCTTGAAGCGACTGATCAAGCAGCGTTCGTGGGCTTTGACGATGTCGCCTTGACCGAAGGCGAGAAGCATTTCCTGGCGTCCATCCCGGATAATCAGCGAGCCGGGCAGCGTGCCCAGCTCTGGGCGCGCAAGGAGGCCTGGTTGAAGATGACCGGGGATGGCCTTCGAAGGAACCCGGCGGAGGTGGATGTGCTGGAGCGTCCGGGCTTGCGGGACCTGAACAGCAGCGGCGATGCGGGCATTGATCTGCCGGAAGGTTTCGTCGCCGCCTTGGCAGTGGGCTAA
- a CDS encoding M1 family metallopeptidase, translated as MTEPITKLVTPADPYTLDHGSTSYRVDRYELDLDVRLGSNKLIGKAILRCTALEPAAQIVLDLVGLRASKIQVDGRKVQRFSQRAEHLVVTTASPLKAGQPFVLEIRYEGNPQPRRGLWGEVGWEELNDGVLVAGQPNGAASWFPCNDHPRSKSSFRISVTTDDNYRPVCNGQLVSRSRKSSRETWVYEHSEPMATYLATLQIGRYVMIPLNPSDTHHRVPQFAAVTADMAGDARQGLQRQPDMMKTFEDCFGPYPFSDYTSVVTEDELEIPLEAQTVSIFGRNHMRGTWEAQRLIAHELSHQWFGNSLTASNWKDIWLHEGFACYAEWLWSEESETMPVAARALAAWKKLDAGPQDLLVGDPGPELMFDDRVYKRGALAVHAVRLAAGDEAFFGFLQHWTERNRHGSISTAAFIDAADSFIPGFDAASVLWPWLYEAALPPLASPL; from the coding sequence ATGACGGAACCGATCACCAAACTTGTGACCCCTGCTGACCCCTATACCCTGGACCACGGCAGCACGAGCTACCGTGTGGATCGGTATGAGTTGGATCTCGATGTCAGGCTCGGCAGTAACAAGCTGATCGGAAAAGCGATCCTCCGCTGCACTGCCTTGGAGCCTGCTGCCCAGATAGTCCTGGATCTGGTGGGCCTTCGGGCATCCAAAATCCAGGTGGATGGCAGGAAGGTCCAAAGGTTCAGCCAGCGGGCCGAACACCTCGTGGTCACCACTGCGTCGCCCTTGAAGGCGGGTCAGCCGTTCGTCCTCGAGATCCGCTATGAGGGCAATCCGCAACCGCGCCGAGGCTTGTGGGGCGAGGTTGGCTGGGAAGAACTGAATGACGGCGTCCTGGTGGCCGGCCAGCCCAACGGCGCAGCGTCATGGTTTCCTTGCAACGATCATCCCCGCAGCAAATCCTCGTTCCGGATTTCAGTGACCACGGATGACAATTACCGGCCGGTGTGCAACGGCCAGCTAGTATCCCGATCACGAAAATCGAGCCGTGAGACCTGGGTCTACGAACATTCCGAGCCCATGGCCACATATCTCGCCACACTGCAGATCGGCCGTTACGTCATGATCCCGCTCAACCCTTCAGACACCCATCATCGGGTCCCGCAGTTCGCCGCGGTCACTGCGGACATGGCTGGCGACGCCCGCCAAGGGCTTCAACGCCAGCCGGACATGATGAAGACGTTTGAGGACTGCTTCGGCCCCTATCCGTTCAGTGATTACACCTCGGTCGTCACCGAGGATGAGTTGGAAATCCCATTGGAGGCACAGACCGTCTCCATTTTCGGCCGCAATCACATGCGCGGCACGTGGGAGGCCCAACGACTGATCGCCCATGAGTTGTCTCACCAGTGGTTCGGTAACTCCCTGACTGCCAGCAACTGGAAAGACATCTGGCTCCACGAGGGGTTCGCTTGCTACGCCGAGTGGCTGTGGTCCGAGGAGTCCGAAACCATGCCAGTCGCGGCCCGCGCCTTGGCCGCTTGGAAAAAGCTCGACGCCGGGCCCCAGGACCTGCTGGTTGGCGACCCCGGTCCGGAGCTGATGTTCGATGACCGCGTGTACAAGCGCGGCGCCCTTGCTGTCCACGCCGTCCGACTGGCAGCCGGGGACGAAGCGTTCTTCGGGTTCCTGCAGCATTGGACGGAGCGGAACCGGCATGGATCCATTTCCACGGCGGCATTCATCGATGCCGCCGATTCTTTCATTCCAGGGTTTGATGCCGCGAGCGTCCTTTGGCCATGGCTCTACGAGGCGGCACTTCCTCCACTAGCGTCGCCTCTTTAG